The sequence GTCCACCGTGGCCTCGATTCCCGTGGGCAGTGCAAACACGGTGGGATGAGAAAATCCCAGGGCCAGCGTCAGGTTCCGGCCTTGGACCTGGGCGCGGAAACCGACGCCGCTGATCTCCAGCGACTTCTGGTAACCTTGGGAAACACCGATCACCATGTTATTAAGATCGCTGCGGAACAGGCCGTGCTTGGCCCGGTGCAGTCGATCGTCGTCCCGTCGCGTGACAACGACACGGCCGTCTTCCACCGTTACGCCGATCCCCATTTCCATGCCGCGGGTCAGTTCCCCCTTCGGGCCTTTGATACGGACCCCTTTTTCTTCCACTTTGACCTGCACGCCGGACGGAA is a genomic window of Nitrospiria bacterium containing:
- the rplF gene encoding 50S ribosomal protein L6, whose amino-acid sequence is MSRVGKKPILVPSGVQVKVEEKGVRIKGPKGELTRGMEMGIGVTVEDGRVVVTRRDDDRLHRAKHGLFRSDLNNMVIGVSQGYQKSLEISGVGFRAQVQGRNLTLALGFSHPTVFALPTGIEATVDKQTLITIKGADKYLVGQVAAEIRDLKLPEPYKGKGIKYAGEVIERKEGKTSK